A genomic segment from Gloeocapsa sp. PCC 73106 encodes:
- a CDS encoding YcjF family protein — translation MDHQSWLKKLVGVTSWFNVSEAEIAEILEKVRSELPTTQAFLIGKPQAGKSSIIRGLTGVSAEIVGQGFRPHTQNTQRYNYPCDDLPLLVFTDTVGLGDIQNNTKNIIKELTAELEQPSSGGRVLILTVKINDFATDSLREIAQGLRKKYPQIPCILVVTCLHELYPLELTEHPEDPLSNEEIKRVFQGIAQDFSNLYDRSVLIDFTLEEDGYNPVFYGLDTLRDTLAELLPEAEARAIHRLLDPESTSQIGNIYRDVARRYILAFSLMAATIAVVPIPFATMPVLTTLQVSLVGLIGKLYGQTLTPAQAGGIVSAIAGGFLAQAIGRELIKFIPGFGSVISASWAAAYTWALGEGVCVYFGDLMGGKKPDPKQIQLVMKEAFASAKEKFKQSGNIR, via the coding sequence GTTCGATCCGAACTGCCAACTACCCAGGCTTTCTTAATCGGTAAACCTCAAGCCGGAAAAAGCTCAATCATTCGCGGTTTAACAGGAGTTTCTGCCGAAATTGTCGGACAGGGTTTTCGCCCTCACACTCAAAATACCCAACGCTATAATTACCCTTGTGACGATCTACCTCTATTAGTGTTTACCGACACGGTAGGTTTAGGAGATATTCAAAATAATACTAAAAATATTATCAAAGAACTTACCGCGGAGTTAGAGCAACCGAGTAGTGGTGGTAGAGTATTGATTCTTACGGTCAAAATTAACGACTTTGCCACCGATAGCTTAAGAGAAATAGCCCAAGGTTTGAGAAAAAAATATCCTCAGATTCCCTGTATTTTGGTAGTTACCTGTCTACACGAATTATATCCTCTTGAGCTGACTGAGCATCCAGAAGATCCTCTGAGCAATGAGGAGATTAAGCGCGTTTTCCAAGGAATAGCTCAAGACTTTAGCAATCTCTACGATCGCTCTGTACTAATCGATTTTACCCTAGAAGAAGACGGATATAACCCTGTTTTTTACGGTCTAGACACACTAAGAGATACTTTAGCCGAATTACTTCCAGAAGCAGAAGCCCGCGCCATTCATCGCTTACTCGATCCAGAATCCACTAGCCAAATTGGAAATATTTATAGGGATGTAGCGCGACGTTATATTTTAGCTTTTTCCCTAATGGCTGCTACTATAGCTGTAGTACCTATACCCTTTGCTACTATGCCCGTACTGACGACTCTTCAGGTATCCTTGGTAGGATTAATCGGCAAATTGTACGGACAGACTCTAACTCCAGCGCAAGCCGGGGGGATTGTCAGCGCGATCGCTGGTGGTTTTTTAGCGCAAGCTATAGGTAGGGAGTTAATTAAGTTTATACCAGGCTTTGGAAGCGTGATTTCAGCTTCTTGGGCAGCCGCTTATACGTGGGCTTTAGGGGAGGGAGTTTGTGTCTATTTTGGGGATTTAATGGGGGGAAAAAAACCTGATCCCAAACAAATTCAACTAGTGATGAAGGAAGCCTTCGCCTCAGCTAAAGAAAAGTTCAAACAGTCGGGGAATATAAGATGA